In Lycium ferocissimum isolate CSIRO_LF1 chromosome 11, AGI_CSIRO_Lferr_CH_V1, whole genome shotgun sequence, a single genomic region encodes these proteins:
- the LOC132037150 gene encoding protein S40-6-like gives MDGDFQEEDIWSHHVMKRKLSTAPKVIPRAKSAISNHESKVPQQSSVPVEIPDWSKIYNKKSSSYNGSVDEDCGDFGDGMVPPHEYIARRVARSQIVPSSMCEGVGRTLKGRDLSKVRNAILTKTGFLE, from the coding sequence ATGGATGGAGATTTTCAAGAAGAAGATATATGGAGTCATCATGTTATGAAGAGGAAATTATCCACTGCTCCAAAGGTgattccaagagctaaaagtgCAATTAGCAACCATGAATCCAAAGTGCCACAACAATCATCAGTTCCTGTTGAAATCCCTGATTGGTCCAAAATttataacaagaaatcaagtagTTATAATGGAagtgttgatgaagattgtggTGATTTTGGTGATGGAATGGTACCACCACATGAATATATAGCTAGGagggttgctagaagtcaaATTGTTCCTTCTTCTATGTGTGAAGGTGTTGGGAGGACGCTTAAGGGAAGAGATCTTAGTAAAGTGAGGAATGCCATTTTAACCAAGACTGGTTTCTTGGAATAA